A section of the Quatrionicoccus australiensis genome encodes:
- a CDS encoding YhbY family RNA-binding protein, with protein MLQLSSIERRELRARAHNLNPVVSIAENGLTEAVLKEIDVNLTAHELIKIRVYGDSRENRLAYLEQICTELGAAAVQHIGKLLIVYRPAPAGSAAAKAAKPAPARRPAAAPRKSKRAFQG; from the coding sequence ATGCTGCAATTATCGTCTATCGAGCGCCGCGAACTGCGCGCCCGTGCCCACAACCTGAATCCCGTCGTTTCCATTGCCGAAAATGGCCTCACCGAGGCTGTCCTCAAGGAAATCGACGTCAATCTGACGGCTCACGAACTGATCAAGATCCGCGTTTATGGCGACAGCCGTGAAAACCGCCTTGCCTATCTTGAACAGATCTGCACCGAACTGGGCGCCGCTGCCGTACAACATATCGGCAAGCTGCTCATCGTATACCGTCCAGCCCCTGCCGGCAGCGCTGCCGCCAAGGCCGCCAAGCCTGCACCGGCGCGCCGCCCGGCCGCCGCGCCACGCAAAAGCAAGCGCGCCTTCCAGGGCTGA
- the greA gene encoding transcription elongation factor GreA: MNKIPLTVAGAEKLREELHRLKTVERPSVIAAIAEARSHGDLSENAEYDAAKERQGFVEGRIQEVEGKLSNAQIIDPKLLDADGRCVFGATIDIEDQDSGGAATYQIVGEDEADIKLRKISVNSPMARALIGKYVGDIAQVQAPGGIREYEVIDVRYE, from the coding sequence ATGAATAAAATCCCGTTGACCGTCGCCGGTGCCGAAAAATTGCGCGAAGAGCTGCATCGCCTCAAAACGGTGGAGCGTCCTTCGGTAATCGCTGCGATTGCGGAAGCTCGTTCGCATGGCGATCTTTCCGAGAATGCCGAGTACGATGCCGCCAAGGAGCGTCAGGGTTTCGTCGAAGGGCGCATCCAGGAAGTCGAAGGCAAGCTGTCGAATGCCCAGATCATCGATCCGAAGCTGCTCGATGCAGATGGTCGCTGCGTTTTTGGCGCGACGATCGATATCGAGGATCAGGATTCCGGGGGGGCGGCGACCTATCAGATCGTCGGTGAAGACGAGGCCGATATCAAGCTGCGCAAGATCTCGGTGAATTCGCCGATGGCGCGCGCCCTGATCGGCAAGTACGTCGGCGATATCGCCCAGGTGCAGGCACCGGGCGGGATTCGTGAATATGAAGTGATTGACGTTCGCTACGAATAA
- the carA gene encoding glutamine-hydrolyzing carbamoyl-phosphate synthase small subunit — MPSFIPAILALADGTVFKGQSIGADGVTSGEVVFNTAMSGYQEILTDPSYCRQIVTLTYPHIGNTGCNAEDFESNANYAAGLVIRDLPLVASSWRTQDDLSSYLKKHGIVAIAGIDTRKLTRILREKGAQAGCILAGEIDESKAQALAKAFPGLAGMDLAKVVSAKESYAWTEGEWTLQGYQQGPAPKFHVVAYDFGVKKNILRMLAQRGVKLTVVPAQTPAADVLALNPDGIFLSNGPGDPEPCDYAIAAIREFLERGIPTFGICLGHQLLALASGAKTLKMKFGHHGANHPVKDVDTGQVLITSQNHGFAVDADSLPKNLRATHVSLFDGSLQGIARTDVPAFSFQGHPEASPGPHDVAYLFDRFLDTMTRGVAALNNAQ; from the coding sequence CTGCCCTCATTCATACCCGCCATTCTCGCCCTCGCCGACGGAACGGTATTCAAGGGCCAGTCCATCGGCGCTGATGGTGTTACCAGTGGCGAAGTGGTGTTCAACACCGCCATGTCCGGTTATCAGGAAATCCTTACCGATCCTTCCTATTGCCGCCAGATCGTCACGCTGACCTACCCGCATATCGGCAACACCGGTTGCAATGCGGAGGACTTCGAGTCCAACGCCAATTACGCTGCCGGTCTGGTCATTCGTGATCTGCCGCTGGTTGCGTCGAGCTGGCGTACCCAGGACGACCTGTCGTCCTATCTGAAAAAGCACGGTATCGTCGCCATTGCCGGCATCGATACGCGCAAGCTGACCCGCATCCTGCGGGAAAAGGGCGCCCAAGCTGGCTGCATTCTGGCCGGCGAAATCGACGAGTCCAAGGCGCAGGCGCTGGCCAAGGCTTTCCCCGGTCTGGCCGGCATGGATCTGGCCAAGGTGGTTTCCGCCAAGGAAAGCTACGCCTGGACCGAAGGCGAATGGACGCTGCAAGGTTATCAGCAAGGTCCGGCGCCGAAATTCCATGTCGTTGCCTACGACTTCGGCGTTAAGAAGAACATCCTGCGCATGCTCGCCCAGCGCGGTGTCAAGCTCACCGTCGTGCCGGCCCAGACGCCGGCTGCCGATGTCTTGGCGCTCAATCCGGACGGTATCTTCCTGTCGAACGGCCCTGGCGATCCGGAACCCTGCGATTACGCCATTGCGGCGATTCGCGAATTCCTCGAGCGTGGCATTCCGACCTTCGGCATCTGTCTCGGCCATCAGTTGCTGGCCCTGGCTTCCGGCGCCAAGACGCTGAAGATGAAGTTCGGTCACCACGGTGCCAACCACCCGGTCAAGGATGTGGATACCGGCCAGGTGCTGATCACCAGCCAGAACCACGGCTTTGCGGTCGACGCCGATTCTTTGCCGAAAAACCTGCGTGCCACGCACGTCTCGCTGTTTGACGGTTCCCTGCAAGGCATCGCCCGCACCGATGTGCCGGCTTTCTCCTTCCAGGGGCACCCGGAAGCCAGTCCCGGTCCGCACGACGTGGCTTACCTGTTCGATCGCTTCCTTGACACCATGACGCGTGGCGTTGCCGCGCTCAACAACGCGCAATAA
- the ftsH gene encoding ATP-dependent zinc metalloprotease FtsH produces the protein MNNMFKNLAIWLVIGLVLMTVFNQFNSRQVATGAVEYSQFIEEVKQGRISKVVMEGRTLKATTNDGKRITSYAPPDLWLVSDLLKSGVKIEAKPEEEPSFLMNLFVSWFPMLLLIGVWVFFMRQMQGGGKGGAFSFGKSKARMMDESTNIITFADVAGCDEAKEEVQEIVDFLRDPSKFQKLGGRIPKGVLMVGNPGTGKTLLAKAIAGEAKVPFFSISGSDFVEMFVGVGAARVRDMFENAKKHAPCIIFIDEIDAVGRHRGAGLGGGNDEREQTLNQLLVEMDGFEGHTGIIVIAATNRPDILDPALLRPGRFDRQVVVPLPDIRGREEILKVHMRKVPISGDVKADIIARGTPGFSGADLANLVNEAALFAARGNKRLVDMDDFEKAKDKIMMGAERRSMVMSEEEKMNTAYHESGHAVVAKVMPKSDPVHKVTIIPRGRALGLTMQLPEQDRYAYDRQYLMSRIAVLFGGRIAEELFMDQMTTGASNDFERATAMARDMVTRYGMSDLGVMVYGENDGEVFLGRSVTQHKNVSEATMQKVDAEIRRIIDEQYALARKILEENRDKVEAMTKALLEWETIDAEQIDDIMNGKPPRPPKPTQMKPRSSAPDDSTGAEPSAAAAV, from the coding sequence TTGAACAACATGTTCAAAAACCTCGCAATCTGGCTCGTCATCGGTCTGGTGCTGATGACGGTGTTCAATCAGTTCAACAGTCGTCAGGTTGCGACGGGGGCGGTCGAATACTCCCAGTTCATCGAAGAGGTGAAGCAGGGCCGGATCAGCAAGGTGGTCATGGAAGGTCGCACGCTGAAGGCGACGACCAACGACGGCAAGCGCATTACTTCCTACGCGCCTCCTGATCTCTGGCTGGTTTCCGATCTGCTGAAGAGCGGCGTCAAGATCGAGGCGAAGCCGGAGGAAGAGCCCTCCTTCCTGATGAATCTTTTCGTCAGCTGGTTCCCGATGTTGCTGCTGATCGGTGTCTGGGTGTTTTTCATGCGCCAGATGCAGGGTGGCGGCAAAGGTGGCGCCTTCTCCTTCGGCAAGTCGAAGGCCCGCATGATGGACGAGTCGACCAATATCATCACTTTTGCCGATGTCGCCGGTTGCGATGAGGCGAAGGAAGAGGTTCAGGAAATCGTTGATTTCCTGCGCGATCCCTCGAAATTCCAGAAACTGGGCGGCCGCATCCCCAAGGGCGTGCTGATGGTCGGCAACCCCGGTACTGGCAAGACCCTGCTCGCCAAGGCGATTGCCGGCGAAGCCAAGGTGCCGTTCTTCTCGATTTCGGGTTCCGATTTCGTTGAAATGTTTGTCGGCGTCGGCGCCGCGCGCGTTCGCGACATGTTCGAAAATGCCAAGAAGCATGCGCCGTGCATCATCTTCATCGACGAAATCGATGCCGTCGGTCGCCATCGCGGCGCTGGTCTTGGCGGTGGTAACGACGAACGTGAACAGACGCTCAATCAGTTGCTCGTCGAGATGGACGGTTTCGAGGGCCATACCGGCATCATCGTGATTGCCGCGACCAACCGTCCGGACATTCTCGATCCGGCGCTGCTGCGTCCGGGCCGGTTCGACCGTCAGGTTGTCGTGCCGTTGCCTGATATCCGCGGCCGTGAGGAAATCCTCAAGGTGCACATGCGCAAGGTGCCCATTTCCGGCGACGTCAAGGCTGACATTATTGCTCGCGGTACGCCTGGTTTCTCCGGTGCGGATCTGGCCAATCTGGTCAATGAGGCGGCCTTGTTTGCAGCGCGTGGCAACAAGCGCCTGGTTGATATGGATGACTTCGAAAAAGCCAAGGACAAGATCATGATGGGCGCCGAGCGCCGCAGCATGGTGATGTCTGAAGAAGAAAAGATGAATACCGCGTACCACGAGTCCGGTCATGCGGTGGTCGCCAAGGTGATGCCGAAGTCCGATCCGGTGCACAAGGTCACGATCATCCCGCGCGGTCGGGCGCTTGGCCTGACCATGCAATTGCCGGAACAGGATCGTTATGCCTACGACCGGCAGTATCTGATGAGCCGTATTGCCGTGCTGTTTGGTGGCCGGATCGCCGAAGAATTGTTCATGGATCAGATGACGACCGGTGCTTCCAACGACTTTGAGCGGGCAACTGCGATGGCGCGCGACATGGTGACTCGTTACGGCATGTCCGATCTGGGAGTCATGGTCTACGGCGAAAATGATGGCGAGGTTTTCCTTGGTCGTTCGGTGACGCAGCACAAGAACGTTTCCGAGGCGACCATGCAGAAGGTTGATGCAGAGATTCGCCGCATTATCGATGAGCAGTACGCTCTGGCTCGCAAGATTCTCGAAGAGAACCGCGACAAGGTTGAGGCCATGACCAAGGCCTTGCTGGAATGGGAAACCATTGATGCCGAGCAGATTGACGACATCATGAACGGCAAGCCACCGCGTCCGCCCAAGCCGACCCAGATGAAGCCGCGCTCCTCGGCGCCGGACGACTCTACTGGTGCCGAACCGAGTGCTGCAGCTGCGGTCTGA
- the carB gene encoding carbamoyl-phosphate synthase large subunit, with protein MPKRTDIKSVLIIGAGPIIIGQACEFDYSGAQACKALREEGYKVILVNSNPATIMTDPEMADVTYIEPITWQVVAKIIEKERPDALLPTMGGQTALNCALDLDREGVLEKFSVELIGASKEAIDKAEDRQKFKDAMTKIGLGSAKSATAHSMEEAYQVQAVIGFPTIIRPSFTLGGTGGGIAYNMEEFETICKRGLEASPTNELLIEESLLGWKEYEMEVVRDKADNCIIICSIENLDPMGVHTGDSITVAPAQTLTDKEYQILRNASIAVLREIGVDTGGSNVQFSINPKDGRMIVIEMNPRVSRSSALASKATGFPIAKIAAKLSVGYTLDELSNDITGGKTPASFEPSIDYVVTKVPRFAFEKFPQADNTLTTQMKSVGEVMAIGRTFQESLQKALRGLEVGVDGFNLKSVDPETIDEQLARPTPDRLWYVADAFGVGMSVDKVFELTKIDPWFLVQIKEIVDLELEVEKRDLASLTAEELRFLKRKGFADRRLAYLLKTSESEFRARRHELNVRPVYKRVDTCAAEFSTDTAYMYSTYEDECEANPTDKKKIMVLGGGPNRIGQGIEFDYCCVHAAMAMREDGYETIMVNCNPETVSTDYDTSDRLYFEPLTLEDVLEIVAIEKPVGVIVQYGGQTPLKLALALEANGVPIIGTTPESIDIAEDRERFQKLLHELGLKQPPNRTARTEEDALRLAAEIGYPLVVRPSYVLGGRAMEIVHEQKDLERYMREAVKVSHDSPVLLDRFLNDAVECDVDALSDGDEVIIGGVMEHIEQAGVHSGDSACSLPPYSLSVAVQDELRRQTKLMAKALNVCGLMNVQFAIKDNDVYVLEVNPRASRTVPFVSKATGLQLAKIAARCMAGRSLKDQGVTAEVIPPYFSVKEAVFPFVKFPGVDTILGPEMKSTGEVMGVGVTFAEAFVKSQLAASVKLPTSGRVFMSVKDSDKAKAIEIARHLVDAGFHIVATRGTAHAIEAAGLPVQQVNKFTEGRPHIVDMIKNNEIALIINTVEEKRQAVNDSRNIRTSGLQARVTMYTTIWGAEAAAEGIRNLGELVVYPIQALHQQLH; from the coding sequence ATGCCGAAACGTACAGACATAAAAAGTGTTTTGATTATTGGCGCCGGCCCGATCATCATCGGTCAGGCCTGCGAATTCGACTACTCCGGCGCCCAGGCCTGCAAGGCCCTGCGCGAAGAGGGTTACAAGGTCATCCTGGTTAACTCCAACCCGGCGACGATCATGACCGATCCGGAGATGGCCGACGTCACCTACATCGAGCCGATCACCTGGCAGGTTGTTGCCAAGATCATCGAAAAGGAACGCCCGGACGCGCTGCTGCCGACCATGGGCGGCCAGACCGCGCTGAACTGCGCGCTTGATCTCGACCGCGAAGGCGTGCTCGAGAAGTTCAGCGTCGAACTGATCGGTGCTTCCAAGGAAGCCATCGACAAGGCCGAGGATCGCCAGAAGTTCAAGGATGCGATGACCAAGATCGGTCTCGGTTCCGCCAAGTCGGCCACTGCGCACAGCATGGAAGAGGCTTACCAGGTGCAGGCCGTGATCGGCTTCCCGACCATCATCCGGCCGTCGTTCACGCTGGGCGGTACGGGCGGCGGTATCGCCTACAACATGGAAGAGTTCGAGACCATCTGCAAGCGCGGCCTCGAAGCTTCGCCGACCAATGAGCTGCTGATCGAAGAGTCGCTGCTCGGCTGGAAGGAATACGAGATGGAAGTGGTCCGCGACAAGGCGGACAACTGCATCATCATCTGCTCGATCGAAAATCTCGATCCGATGGGCGTGCATACCGGCGATTCGATCACCGTTGCGCCGGCCCAGACGCTGACCGACAAGGAATACCAGATCCTGCGTAACGCCTCGATCGCTGTGCTGCGCGAAATCGGCGTCGATACCGGCGGTTCGAACGTGCAGTTCTCGATCAACCCGAAGGACGGTCGGATGATCGTCATCGAGATGAATCCGCGCGTTTCGCGTTCGTCGGCACTGGCTTCCAAGGCGACCGGCTTCCCGATCGCCAAGATCGCCGCCAAGCTGTCGGTTGGTTACACGCTGGACGAACTGTCGAACGACATCACCGGCGGCAAGACCCCGGCGTCCTTCGAGCCGTCGATCGACTACGTCGTCACCAAGGTGCCGCGTTTCGCCTTCGAGAAATTCCCGCAGGCCGACAACACGCTGACCACGCAGATGAAATCGGTCGGCGAAGTCATGGCGATTGGTCGCACCTTCCAGGAATCGCTGCAGAAAGCCTTGCGTGGTCTGGAAGTCGGTGTCGACGGTTTCAACCTGAAATCGGTCGATCCGGAAACCATCGACGAACAACTGGCCCGGCCAACGCCGGATCGCCTGTGGTACGTCGCCGATGCGTTCGGTGTCGGCATGTCGGTTGACAAGGTTTTCGAGCTGACCAAGATCGATCCGTGGTTCCTGGTGCAGATCAAGGAGATCGTCGATCTCGAGCTGGAAGTGGAAAAGCGCGATCTGGCCTCGTTGACCGCTGAGGAATTGCGTTTCCTGAAGCGCAAGGGTTTCGCCGACCGTCGTCTGGCTTATCTGCTGAAAACCAGCGAGTCCGAATTCCGCGCCCGTCGTCATGAGCTGAACGTGCGTCCGGTGTACAAGCGCGTCGATACCTGCGCCGCCGAATTCTCGACCGATACCGCCTACATGTACTCGACCTACGAGGACGAGTGCGAGGCCAATCCGACCGACAAGAAGAAGATCATGGTGCTGGGTGGCGGTCCGAACCGCATCGGCCAGGGCATCGAGTTCGACTACTGCTGCGTGCATGCCGCGATGGCGATGCGCGAAGACGGTTACGAAACGATCATGGTCAATTGCAACCCGGAAACCGTGTCGACCGATTACGACACTTCGGATCGCCTGTATTTCGAGCCGCTGACGCTGGAAGACGTGCTGGAAATCGTCGCCATCGAAAAGCCGGTCGGCGTCATCGTCCAGTACGGTGGTCAGACCCCGCTCAAGTTGGCGCTGGCCCTCGAAGCCAATGGCGTGCCGATCATCGGCACGACGCCGGAATCGATCGACATCGCCGAAGACCGCGAGCGCTTCCAGAAGCTGCTGCACGAACTCGGCCTGAAGCAGCCGCCGAACCGCACGGCGCGCACCGAAGAAGACGCCCTGCGCCTGGCTGCTGAAATCGGCTATCCGCTGGTCGTCCGTCCGTCCTACGTGCTGGGCGGCCGCGCCATGGAAATCGTCCATGAGCAGAAGGATCTGGAGCGCTACATGCGTGAAGCCGTCAAGGTTTCGCACGATTCGCCGGTGCTCCTCGATCGCTTCCTGAACGATGCCGTTGAATGCGACGTCGATGCCCTGTCGGATGGTGATGAAGTCATCATCGGCGGTGTCATGGAGCACATCGAGCAAGCTGGTGTGCACTCCGGCGACTCGGCCTGCTCGCTGCCGCCGTATTCGCTGTCGGTTGCCGTGCAGGATGAACTGCGCCGCCAGACCAAGCTGATGGCCAAGGCGCTCAACGTCTGTGGTCTGATGAACGTGCAGTTCGCGATCAAGGACAACGACGTCTACGTGCTCGAAGTCAATCCGCGCGCCTCGCGTACCGTGCCCTTCGTCTCCAAGGCGACCGGCCTGCAACTGGCCAAGATTGCGGCGCGCTGCATGGCGGGCCGCAGCCTGAAAGATCAGGGTGTAACCGCCGAAGTCATCCCACCGTATTTCTCGGTCAAGGAAGCTGTTTTCCCCTTCGTCAAGTTCCCCGGTGTCGATACCATTTTGGGCCCGGAAATGAAGTCGACCGGTGAGGTGATGGGCGTCGGCGTGACTTTCGCCGAAGCCTTCGTCAAGTCGCAACTGGCCGCCAGCGTCAAGCTGCCGACCAGCGGTCGCGTCTTCATGTCGGTCAAGGACAGCGACAAGGCCAAGGCAATCGAGATCGCCCGCCATCTGGTCGACGCCGGTTTCCACATCGTGGCGACGCGCGGTACGGCGCATGCCATTGAAGCGGCCGGTTTGCCGGTGCAACAGGTCAACAAGTTCACCGAAGGTCGTCCGCACATCGTGGATATGATCAAGAACAACGAGATTGCCCTGATCATCAACACGGTTGAAGAAAAGCGCCAGGCAGTGAATGACTCGCGTAACATCCGTACCTCCGGCCTGCAGGCCCGGGTTACGATGTACACGACGATCTGGGGTGCCGAGGCGGCTGCCGAAGGTATCCGCAATCTGGGTGAATTGGTGGTGTATCCGATTCAGGCTCTGCATCAGCAGTTGCACTGA
- a CDS encoding DUF4149 domain-containing protein gives MRKLSEAVYFFLITLWVGGLWAIGYMVAPVLFASLGDRQLAGVVAGKLFALIGWIGLASAASLLLIMLSRSGLRAGKNGLFWVVVVMALMTAASLFGIQPLMVQLKADALPREVMESVLRDRFVVWHGVSSILYLLQSLLGLWLVLWSSRGLK, from the coding sequence GTGCGCAAGCTTTCCGAAGCGGTTTATTTTTTTCTGATTACGCTATGGGTCGGTGGTCTGTGGGCCATCGGCTACATGGTGGCTCCCGTCCTGTTTGCCAGTCTGGGTGACCGTCAGTTGGCCGGTGTGGTTGCCGGCAAGCTGTTTGCACTGATTGGCTGGATCGGTTTGGCAAGCGCGGCCAGTCTGCTGCTTATCATGCTTTCCCGGAGCGGCCTGCGAGCAGGCAAGAACGGGTTATTCTGGGTGGTCGTCGTGATGGCGCTGATGACTGCGGCCAGCCTGTTCGGTATCCAGCCGCTGATGGTTCAGCTCAAGGCAGATGCCTTGCCGCGCGAAGTCATGGAAAGTGTATTGCGCGACCGCTTTGTTGTCTGGCACGGGGTTTCCAGCATTCTCTACTTGTTGCAGAGTTTGCTGGGCCTGTGGCTGGTGTTGTGGAGCAGTCGCGGGCTGAAATGA
- the rlmE gene encoding 23S rRNA (uridine(2552)-2'-O)-methyltransferase RlmE yields the protein MKRTRTSKAWMREHVNDTYVQLAKKEGWRSRAAFKLMEIDDKDKLLHAGEVVVDLGATPGGWSQVAAKRIGESGMVVALDLLEMEPIHCVEFIQGDFREDDVLKQLEEKLGGRRVGLVMSDMAPNMSGVPLVDQARIMYLAELGLEFSKAHLKPDGAFLVKVFQGTDYESFLRAMREAFKTVVVRKPDASRDRSAELYLLGRVLR from the coding sequence ATGAAGAGAACCAGGACCAGCAAAGCTTGGATGCGCGAGCATGTCAACGACACGTATGTGCAGCTTGCCAAGAAGGAAGGCTGGCGTTCGCGAGCCGCTTTCAAGTTGATGGAGATAGACGACAAGGACAAGTTGCTGCATGCCGGCGAGGTTGTTGTCGACCTCGGGGCGACCCCTGGCGGCTGGTCGCAGGTGGCTGCCAAGCGAATCGGCGAGAGCGGCATGGTAGTTGCGCTCGATTTGCTTGAGATGGAACCCATCCATTGTGTCGAGTTCATCCAGGGCGACTTTCGTGAAGATGATGTGCTCAAGCAACTCGAAGAAAAGCTTGGCGGGCGTCGGGTGGGGCTTGTAATGTCGGACATGGCACCCAACATGTCGGGTGTGCCCCTCGTCGATCAGGCGCGGATCATGTATCTGGCGGAGTTGGGTCTGGAATTTTCCAAAGCCCATTTGAAACCGGATGGCGCATTTCTGGTCAAAGTATTTCAGGGAACGGATTATGAAAGTTTTCTTCGCGCCATGCGCGAAGCTTTCAAGACGGTTGTGGTTCGTAAACCCGATGCCTCGCGTGATCGCAGTGCCGAGCTTTATTTGCTCGGTCGTGTGTTGCGCTGA